A segment of the Acidimicrobiia bacterium genome:
CGGGTGGGCAGGCCCTGTACGCGTCTGGGCGGCATACATCTGGGGGAAGTCGCAAGCGTTCAAGGCAGAACGAGCGATCGACCAAGTCGAAGAACAGGGCGAATTCGGCACTAGGCGTGCCTTTGCCATGACCCTGGAACAGCAGAGTGGTCATCGCAAAATGGGCAAATGGATCCGGCAAGTCGAACTCGCAGACACCGAACTCGGACCCACCGCTCGATTACTCGAAGCCGCGTAGCCATCCTGCTCGCAGTTACGCTCACCGGAATTGCAGGGCGGGTTAACGAAGCGGACGCAACCTACCGATAACCTATGCTCGGTCTGACAAGGAGATGGTAGAGATGCAGCGAGCGCGAATCATCCCGGTGTCGGGAATCAGCAGCGACAAGGAAGCGGAACAGAGGGCCGCTTCGGCACTCCTCGCGGTGCTCACGGTCGTCCGGGATCTCTCGAGTGAGCTGCTTTCACCGCTCGGCGCATCACGGGCAGCAAAGGCGAACGTCGAGTGTTTCACAGAAGTCGTCTTCAAGGTCGCCGGAAAGCCAGTCCGACCGGACGGCCTGATCCGAGTGTCATTTGGAAAAGCGGTCTGGACTGCTCTCGTTGAGTTCAAGACCGGTCCCACGAGACTGAACGCCGACCAAATCAACGATTACTGGGCCTTGGCCCGCGATCAAAAGTTTGACCACGTAATCACGATTAGCAATGAGCTCAGCCCTGTCCCGGGTCAACACCCAACGGATGGTCTCAAGGTGCGTTCGAATAGCCCGGTCCAAGTAACGCATTACTCGTGGACCGCAATCTTGACATCTGCCATCAAGATCAAACAGCACCGCGGTGTCGCTGACCCGGAGCAAGCCTGGATCCTCGAAGAGCTCATCAGATATCTTGAACACCCAAGTTCTGGGGCGCTCGCCTTCAACGACATGGGACCCGGCTGGACAACGGCGCGAGACAAGGCCCGCCTCGGCACTCTTAGTCACAAGGACTCTGAAGCAACGGAGTTCGCAGGCAACTTTGAGCAACTTGCGCGCTACGCAGCTCTACTGCTCGGCTCGAAAGTGGGAGAAGATGTGGATGTTGTCTACCCTCGCAACCAGAAGGATGCCGCATCACGATTGAAGGCGCTGATAGCGTCAGTGTGCGATTCAGGTGTCGCAGCAACCGAGTTAAAGATCCCCGACACTGCCGGAACACTTTCCGTAACTGCGGATCTGAGGGCGAGTCAGATCCATGCCCAAACCACGATTACTGCGCCTTCCGACCGGGGAGCGAAAGGCCGAAACACGTGGTTGGTCAACCAGCTAAGCAATGCGCCAGACTCGCTCATCATTGACGCCTACTGCAAGAACGCCCGTCAACCACAGTCCTGCTCGTTGGCGGCCCTTCGAGACGACCGCGGAGCGAATATCGCCGATACCAAGAACCCACCCACGAAGTACCGACTCACCAAGAGCATTTCAATGGGGCAAGGTCGGAAAGCCGGTGGCAAATCTCCCGGATTCATCGACTCGACGTTGCAGGCGATCGCCGACTTCTACTCGACGGTTCTACAGGACATAACGGAGTGGCATCCAAAGGCACCCCGGATAGAGGACCGGCCAGCTCCGACTCCCCCAACAAGCCTGCCAGCCGTGGAGGAGCCCTCTCTATACGAACGGTATTGGGTCAGCCCACCGCCAACAAGCGAATGACCGCACTCCGGTCCGTTTCGACCCGTGCTTGGGTTACGGACCGAGCATGGTCCAACGCCAGGCATCAATAGTGAAGGGTGCGTCGCCAGCGCCGTAACAGCATGTGGACCCCCACATCAGGACTTCGTCGCCGGTCCAAGTCATATCGAGGTCTGAGCCCTGCCCTGGCATGTCGAGCATGACCCAGCTGGCGTCCACGCTCGGAAGCCAGGCGGCATCAGTCCACTGTGGCACCAGGATGCCCGACCCAACGTCGATCGCACCTGAAGCACCTTCGGCACCGGTCAGCGGAATCGGGTCGATCTCGCTCCACGCGTCCGACCCGAAATCGAACGCCATCGTTGGATGATCGCGATCCTCCCACAAGATGAGCTGGCCGTCGATCACCGCCGACTGATTGGCCAACCCACAATCCGCATAGGTATCGGTCGATAAATCGACCTTGGGCAGCGGATCCCATTCGACGCCATTCCATCTAGCGACCAGGCGTCCCGAGCAGACCGGCGTGTCCAGACCGACTGCGATCAGCCCGCCGCTGGCTGACAGAAGGTTGCCCTCCCACCGTCCGGGCCCGCCGAATCCAGGAGCGGGTAGCGTGCTCCACTCGCCGGTAGTGAGACTGAGCGTAGAGATCCCATCGGCAGTCCAAATCGCCACCATCGAACCGGTCCAATGGATGTGCGAATCGCCGGCGACATTGATTCCATCGCCGATGGTTGTCCATGTATTCTGATCCGGCTCGTAAGCCATCGTGGCTAGTTGTCCCACCACAACCATGCGATGCTCGGCCCACACTGCTGCGGTCAGCTGGCGGGTATCGACCAGGTCGGGCGGCAGCAATCGCCATGTAGAAGTGTCTGGAGCAAAGGCCGCTCCACCCACTAAATTCGGCGGCGCATCAGCAACCGATCCACCCCAGACGATCATCTCGTCGCCGGTCCACATGACTTGATGCCCACCGCGCGGAACGAGCGGCCCTGGATCGACGTACCAGGCGTCGGTCGTCGGCCTGGCCGCCCGCGACTCAAGCAGCAAGAAGTCATCGTCAGAAGCCTCGACATTGGTCAGCTGAACAGCGTGCTTGTCACTACAGGTTGCCGCCAGCGTTTGGCAACCACGGCGCACCGAGAACGTCGAATACTGAACCTGCATGACTGTCTCAGTCTCTATGTCGGTCGCCCATCGCAACGGCGGCTCCAGGTCCAGGATCGGCATGCCGGATGATTCCCGCCCGATGACGGCTTCAACTGCCTGGCGCAGCTCTCGCTCGTCGGGTGGCACGCCCGAGATTCGCACGGTCCAATCACCGACCGGGAGCAGGTACGCATCACCCTCCCATGAGGGTGTCCCGGCCGCCTCCGATTCTACCGACACGTCAAGGAAGGCCGAAACGTCGCCCAACTCGGCGGCGATCACCGCCGTCACTCCCCCGATCATCTCGTTCGGGCGGTTCGGTTCAATGATCACCGTGTAGCTCGTTCCGTCAGGCAAGGCACCAACGAAGGCCCGATTGCTGTCGGTCTGCGGCACGGTGGGATCGTTCGCCCGCTGGGTTGGAGTGGTGCTCGTTGTTGAAGGCGCCGAGGTGCTCGACGATTGTGGGATGAGAATGGTCGACGTTGTCGGAGCGCTGCCCCCGGTACAGGCACCCGCCAGCACGAGAATGGCGGTGGCAACAGCCACCAATGACCCCTGTTTCATGGCTTGAACATACCTGATACTGCCTTCGGAATTGGCGATCAAAGGCACGAGGCCCTGAACAGATCGTGATCACGAATCCTCCATACAGACCCCTTGACGAGTACACAGCTTTAGGCCATAATCGAACATATGTTCGATACTAATGAAGGCCGCGACCCTGGAGGCACCGATGACGTGCTTGCCATCGCCGTCACGGCTCTAGCCTGGGCCGAGGACGAAGTAGTCGTTGACTTCAACAACGACGAGCTCACGTTGAGCTACGAACAACTCCGCATGCTTGGCGACCTCTTCCATGCGCAGGCACAGCGGCGCCTCGCCGTCGTCGACGAGCGCCAGTCGTACAAAACCGACGGCTACACCTCGACGACCGCCTACCTGAAGCACCGATTTCGCACCACCGGTGGCCAAGCGATGCGGCAAGTAACCGAGGTAAGGGCGCTTCAGGAGATGCCGCGGACCCGCCACCTCGCTGAACTTGGTCGGCTAAGCGGCGATCAAGTGCGGACGCTCATCTCCGCCAAACAATCTGCCCCGGACCAGTTCGCGGCCGACGAAAAGGAACTCTGCGACATCGCAGAAACGCTGGAATGGGTTGCCGACCTCCGGAAGGTAACAGCCTACTGGCAGCAGGCCGCGGCTCCCGAGCCGTCGTATCCGACGTTGGAAGACCAGCGAAACGCCTCTTACCTCTATGTCTCGCGAGCCTTTGAGGATATGGTCAAGCTCGATGGCCTCCTCGACCGGGAACGAGGCGCTCAACTTATCGAAGCGATCAAGGCCGCCACCCCTGCGCCGATCGAAGGAGAACCGTCCACGCCATCGCAACGTCGAGCTATCGCCCTGTTCGATCTGGTGGTGTCCGACGGCGAGCGGCCCGCCACCCCGACGATGCTTGTCCATGTGGGCGCCGAAACACTCGGCGATGACTCACCTCGCCTGGCCGAGATCGGACGGGACGTGCTCGAGAAGTACACCGTCGATCGACTCGCCTGCGACGCCGATTTCCGGCGGATTGTGTTCGGCCCGGAGTCAGAAATCATCGACGTAGGGCGCCGACTCCGCCTCGTCACGAAGCCCATGCGCGATGCGGTAGTCGCCAGGGACCGGCACTGCGCCTTCCCCGGATGTGATCGTCCACCACAGTGGTGCGATGCCCATCACATCATCCCCTGGTGGGAAGGCGGGCCGACCTCGACGGGCAACATGATCCTGCTCTGTCGCCACCACCACTCACTCATCCACGCCGGCAAGTTCACATTGCGCGGCACTGGTCACGAACCGCGGTTTTATCGAGCCAACGGCCAACCTCTCGGCCGCATCGAATTCCTCGATACGGGATAGGGCAGGCAGCGTCCCCACCTATCCGCCATACTGAATCCGTGCTCAAAACCAAAGTTCCGGTCGAAACGATGAGTGCCGAAATTGCCCGGAAATCGATCACCGTGACTATGTCATCCGAGGCTTCCGAATTCCTGCGCGATCGAGATGTCCCGCTGGTCGCCGAAGCCGAGATCCTGTTCAGTTGTCTCATCCGCAAGCGACTGACGTTCCGCGATACCTCACCAGATCTTTTGTCCTGGCCAATCACCGAGAACCTTCATGTCTCGGTCCGCCCGGTCCTCTACGAACTATGCCGCCCCGAAAATGGCGAATCGGAGCCGAACCTGGTCGATTTCGCCGTTGCCGATATTGCCGCGCTGGTGCCAAAGTCCTTCCACATCGACATCGCAGACGGCCAACTGACCGGCACGTTCGAACTCGGATAACGCATTTCGCTAGGACGACGCCGACGTGTAGCTGTTGATGCCGGCCTTCCACGCAATACGTGACACGACTGCGAACGCCACGGTCAGCGCCACCGTCAGAGCGATATCTTTGCCCGAGATTCGATCAACCAGGGTTTGGGCCGGAACGGTGATTGCGAACCCGAGCGGGATTATGTAGGACAGCGACAGGCGCATGGCGATCGGATAGATGGTGACGGGCCAGCGTCCCGCCTCATAACTACCCGTGACCAGTTCGCCGAGTCGACCGATCTTGATCAGCTTGAAAGCCGACGACGTCATGATGAGCCACATGCTGTAGAGCAACGTCGCCCCACAGGCGAGGAGCAGACCACCGACGAACAATCCGATGAAGGACAGGCCACCGGTGAACTCGCTCAAACCCCAAATGATGATGCCGGTGCCTAGCGCCACATCGGTCAACTGCCACACCCGGAAGGTGCGCAGGCTGGTCAGCAGCTGTGAATCAACCGGCTTGACGAGCGGATGGTCGAAGGTGCCTTCGTCGACCTCTCGAATGGTTTGCTCCATGTTTGGCTTTATGACTGCCCGCATGACCCCGCCAAGAGCGAGGTGCACACCGAGCACGACGAACAGTTCCGGCCTGGTCCAACCACCGAGGTTGGTTGTGTATGAAAAGACCAACTGGATCGCCACGATGCCGGTAAGGATCTGGAGGGCGGATTGAACCAGCTGGACGAAAAAGTTCAGCCGGTACTGCATCTCGTATTGGGCGGTCAGTTTGATGAACAACCAGCTCAGGCGCATGACTCTCATGAGCCGACCGCCGTATATCTGCGAACGGCCCTTTTCCAAACCAGACCAATGCTGGTCGCGAGCACGACGATCCATCCTGCTTGAAATATCCAACCGATGAACACATCCGACGGCGCCAGCCGACCGATGATCACTTCGATCGGAAACTGGAACGTCCACTTGAAGGGTAAGAAATCAGAGATCGACTGGACCCATTCGGGCATCACCGACATCGGCACCAGCCTGCCAGACAGGAGGATCTCGCTCATAATGACGACCTCGAACAGAGCCGCCACCCGGGTGGTCCAGAAGCCGATCAGTCCGAGGAGGAACTGATAGCTGGCCCGAACGAAGTAGGCACCCCATAATGCAAAAAACCCGAACACGAACGTCCGCCAGGTGAAGACGATGTTCGGATGAAACACGAGAAACAAGGTGGCTCCGATTGGTAGCCACATGGTGAACCACAGGAACTTCATTCCCACGAAATTCATGGTGGATCGCCAATACACGCTGGTCGGATGCATAAGCATGTGTGAGACCCGCCCGAACTGAATCCACCATTCCCACACATACGGGGTCAGCGCCAGGTTCATAGCTCGCACCAGCGTCCACACGACGTAATACGCGACGATCTCGTCCGAGGAGTAGTTGCCGATCGACCCCGATTGAAGCGAGACCGTACGCCATACGATGAGCAACACGATCGGCTCGATCAGGAACCCCAACAGCTGGAGAAATCCCACGACGCGAAACTGCATCTCCTGAAGCAGACCAACTTTGGCTTCCGCCCAGCCAACCGAAATGAGACCGCGCAGGTTCATGATTCGTCTGCGTTGAACGCCATGTCGATGATGTCCTCGAGCGGTACATTCTCGATGCTCAGGTCATACACTCCCCGCGCCAAGAGCAACGACGCCACCTCGGCCACGTTGTCGTTGGGTACCTTCAACATGGTCCGTTCCGGCGTCGCTTCGACAGAGTCGCATAGCCGGGCCATCTCGTCGGACACCTCGTTGCCACCAAACGAGATCAGTCGATGAGACACGAACTTGCTTCGGAGGCCGCCAATATCGCCGTCGTACAGCATCGTGCCTTCGTGGATGACGATGATGCGATCACACAGGGCTTCGACATCAGCCATGTAGTGGCTCGTCAGGATGATCGAGGCACCGGATTCCTTCTGGTAGTTGGCGATGAACCCGCGCAATCGTTTCTGCATCGTTACATCAAGACCGAGGGTTGGCTCGTCGAGGAACAACACTTCGGGCGCATGGAGGAGCGATGCAATCACTTCCACCTTCATCCGCTCCCCCAGCGATAGATTGCGGATCGGCTTTGTGATGAGGTCACCAACGTCAAGCAGTTCGACGAACTCGTCGCGACGGCGCACAAAGTCGGCTTTGGGGACTTGATAGATGGCTCGTTGCAGCTCGAAACTGTCAGACACCGGCAAGTCCCATTGCAGGGAGTTACGGTTGCCCATCACGAGGGCAATCCGACGGCGATAGGCCTCCTCCCGCAGTCGGGGATCGAAGCCGAGGACCCGGGCCTGGCCTGACGTCGGGTACAACAACCCGGACAACATTTTTAAGGTCGTGGACTTGCCGGCTCCATTGGGACCGAGGAACCCGATCAACTGGCCGTCCGGTACCTCAAAGGACACCTGATCGACGGCCAACACTTCGCGGAACTCCCGCTTGAAGAGGCTGCGGACCGAGTTACGGAGCCCTGACTCGCGCACCGGTACCTTGTAGGTTTTGGAGAGATCGGTCACTTCGATGGCAGCCATGACGACTGAGTCTGGCAGACAGACCTTGCGGGCGACACCGCATTTACTTCAGAGCGGCCGGCAGTTGCCTAGTTTGGCCGCCTAGGCGGGTCTGGTGACCGCGCGCCAACATGCGGCCGCCAGCAAGTCCAAATCAGCCGGCGTCAGCAATTCGCCTGAGCTGACGAGCCTGACGATCGGGCCGATCGACAAGTCGTATACGACGCTCATCGGCAGATCAACGAACAACTCGAGCATATCGGAACCGACCACCTGAACCAGTTCACTGACTTCGTCGATATCCACCGCGTCATGCGCAGCCGCAGCAAGCGGCGAAGCTGCCACCTGCGCCAGGAACCGGGCTCGCACCGGGTCGGACGCAAGGTGTCGGTAGAACGACAACCACAGCTCCCGGAAACGGGCGGCCGGGTCGACGGCCAACTCCACGGCCGACCCGGCCAAGCCCATGTCATGCTTCAGTTCCTTGTAGGCGGCCAGGACAAGGTCATCCTTGGAGCCGTAATGCACGTAGGCCGTACCGGTCGCCACTCCGGCACGCTCTGCCACAGCCGCCATCGACGTTCCCCGGAACCCTCGTTCAGCGACCAACTCGACCAACGCCCGGCGGACCAGTGCGGCCCGGTCGATCCGG
Coding sequences within it:
- a CDS encoding stress response protein is translated as MQRARIIPVSGISSDKEAEQRAASALLAVLTVVRDLSSELLSPLGASRAAKANVECFTEVVFKVAGKPVRPDGLIRVSFGKAVWTALVEFKTGPTRLNADQINDYWALARDQKFDHVITISNELSPVPGQHPTDGLKVRSNSPVQVTHYSWTAILTSAIKIKQHRGVADPEQAWILEELIRYLEHPSSGALAFNDMGPGWTTARDKARLGTLSHKDSEATEFAGNFEQLARYAALLLGSKVGEDVDVVYPRNQKDAASRLKALIASVCDSGVAATELKIPDTAGTLSVTADLRASQIHAQTTITAPSDRGAKGRNTWLVNQLSNAPDSLIIDAYCKNARQPQSCSLAALRDDRGANIADTKNPPTKYRLTKSISMGQGRKAGGKSPGFIDSTLQAIADFYSTVLQDITEWHPKAPRIEDRPAPTPPTSLPAVEEPSLYERYWVSPPPTSE
- a CDS encoding DUF222 domain-containing protein, yielding MFDTNEGRDPGGTDDVLAIAVTALAWAEDEVVVDFNNDELTLSYEQLRMLGDLFHAQAQRRLAVVDERQSYKTDGYTSTTAYLKHRFRTTGGQAMRQVTEVRALQEMPRTRHLAELGRLSGDQVRTLISAKQSAPDQFAADEKELCDIAETLEWVADLRKVTAYWQQAAAPEPSYPTLEDQRNASYLYVSRAFEDMVKLDGLLDRERGAQLIEAIKAATPAPIEGEPSTPSQRRAIALFDLVVSDGERPATPTMLVHVGAETLGDDSPRLAEIGRDVLEKYTVDRLACDADFRRIVFGPESEIIDVGRRLRLVTKPMRDAVVARDRHCAFPGCDRPPQWCDAHHIIPWWEGGPTSTGNMILLCRHHHSLIHAGKFTLRGTGHEPRFYRANGQPLGRIEFLDTG
- a CDS encoding ABC-2 family transporter protein; amino-acid sequence: MRVMRLSWLFIKLTAQYEMQYRLNFFVQLVQSALQILTGIVAIQLVFSYTTNLGGWTRPELFVVLGVHLALGGVMRAVIKPNMEQTIREVDEGTFDHPLVKPVDSQLLTSLRTFRVWQLTDVALGTGIIIWGLSEFTGGLSFIGLFVGGLLLACGATLLYSMWLIMTSSAFKLIKIGRLGELVTGSYEAGRWPVTIYPIAMRLSLSYIIPLGFAITVPAQTLVDRISGKDIALTVALTVAFAVVSRIAWKAGINSYTSASS
- a CDS encoding ABC-2 family transporter protein, with the protein product MNLRGLISVGWAEAKVGLLQEMQFRVVGFLQLLGFLIEPIVLLIVWRTVSLQSGSIGNYSSDEIVAYYVVWTLVRAMNLALTPYVWEWWIQFGRVSHMLMHPTSVYWRSTMNFVGMKFLWFTMWLPIGATLFLVFHPNIVFTWRTFVFGFFALWGAYFVRASYQFLLGLIGFWTTRVAALFEVVIMSEILLSGRLVPMSVMPEWVQSISDFLPFKWTFQFPIEVIIGRLAPSDVFIGWIFQAGWIVVLATSIGLVWKRAVRRYTAVGS
- a CDS encoding ATP-binding cassette domain-containing protein — encoded protein: MAAIEVTDLSKTYKVPVRESGLRNSVRSLFKREFREVLAVDQVSFEVPDGQLIGFLGPNGAGKSTTLKMLSGLLYPTSGQARVLGFDPRLREEAYRRRIALVMGNRNSLQWDLPVSDSFELQRAIYQVPKADFVRRRDEFVELLDVGDLITKPIRNLSLGERMKVEVIASLLHAPEVLFLDEPTLGLDVTMQKRLRGFIANYQKESGASIILTSHYMADVEALCDRIIVIHEGTMLYDGDIGGLRSKFVSHRLISFGGNEVSDEMARLCDSVEATPERTMLKVPNDNVAEVASLLLARGVYDLSIENVPLEDIIDMAFNADES
- a CDS encoding TetR/AcrR family transcriptional regulator, which gives rise to MTATRIDRAALVRRALVELVAERGFRGTSMAAVAERAGVATGTAYVHYGSKDDLVLAAYKELKHDMGLAGSAVELAVDPAARFRELWLSFYRHLASDPVRARFLAQVAASPLAAAAHDAVDIDEVSELVQVVGSDMLELFVDLPMSVVYDLSIGPIVRLVSSGELLTPADLDLLAAACWRAVTRPA